A region from the Diorhabda sublineata isolate icDioSubl1.1 chromosome X, icDioSubl1.1, whole genome shotgun sequence genome encodes:
- the LOC130450906 gene encoding PI-PLC X domain-containing protein 3-like isoform X1, which produces MNNSVKDLAADLENWMSLIPQELRRMPIINIAIPGSHDSFTANITSNSDISPDAEEIVKELSVLGPIFKEVIARWSKTQCYLAKDQLIRGIRYFDLRTSTKEGTDDLYIVHTLYSVPIQTCLDEINSFLDLHPKEVVIMDFQHFFGFDETLHKKFIQDISTTFGSKILPYDGKINNITLDSMAQNKYQVIIIYRIDGTTFWPSACFPNPWPNTVSIPTLIQSLNDNLKKRQKDIAFISQCVLTPDAKFILEHVLSSLEEECAKKLENYRSKWIEAQVAGECGLNIIIADFIDLSDCKYVRDVINVNQSLLKALNK; this is translated from the exons ATGAATAACAGTGTTAAAGACTTAGCGGCCGATTTGGAGAATTGGATGTCGCTGATACCACAAGAGCTCCGAAGAATGCCGATTATAAATATAGCGATACCag GGTCTCATGATAGTTTCACCGCAAACATAACTAGTAACTCCGATATTTCACCTGATGCTGAGGAAATTGTTAAGGAATTGTCCGTTTTGGGACCTATATTCAAAGAAGTTATTGCCAGATGGTCAAAAACACAGTGTTATTTAGCTAAAGATCAACTTATTCGAGGAATAAGATACTTCGACTTACGGACTTCTACTAAAGAGGGAACAGATGATCTTTACATAGTACACACTTTATACTCAGTGCCTATCCAAACTTGTCTAGATGAAATTAACAGTTTCTTGGATTTGCATCCGAAAGAG GTGGTTATTATGGACTTCCAGCATTTTTTTGGTTTCGATGAAACTcttcataaaaaattcatacaagATATATCTACTACATTTGGTTCTAAAATATTGCCGTACGatggtaaaataaataatataactttGGATTCTATGGCACAAAATAAATATCAG GTGATCATTATTTATAGAATTGATGGAACTACCTTCTGGCCTTCGGCATGCTTTCCTAATCCTTGGCCTAATACTGTATCCATACCAACACTCATACAATCTTTGAATGATAATCtcaaaaaaagacaaaaagatATTGCTTTCATCTCTCAATGCGTTTTAACGCCAGatgctaaatttattttagaacaCGTTTTGA GCAGCTTAGAAGAAGAATGTGcgaagaaattagaaaattatcgATCAAAATGGATAGAAGCACAAGTTGCAGGAGAATGTGGACTAAACATAATTATTGCTGATTTTATTGATTTGTCCGATTGTAAATATGTTAGAGATGTTATTAATGTAAATCAAAGTTTGTTGAAGGCATTGAACAAATAA
- the LOC130450906 gene encoding PI-PLC X domain-containing protein 3-like isoform X2 encodes MNNSVKDLAADLENWMSLIPQELRRMPIINIAIPGSHDSFTANITSNSDISPDAEEIVKELSVLGPIFKEVIARWSKTQCYLAKDQLIRGIRYFDLRTSTKEGTDDLYIVHTLYSVPIQTCLDEINSFLDLHPKEVIIIYRIDGTTFWPSACFPNPWPNTVSIPTLIQSLNDNLKKRQKDIAFISQCVLTPDAKFILEHVLSSLEEECAKKLENYRSKWIEAQVAGECGLNIIIADFIDLSDCKYVRDVINVNQSLLKALNK; translated from the exons ATGAATAACAGTGTTAAAGACTTAGCGGCCGATTTGGAGAATTGGATGTCGCTGATACCACAAGAGCTCCGAAGAATGCCGATTATAAATATAGCGATACCag GGTCTCATGATAGTTTCACCGCAAACATAACTAGTAACTCCGATATTTCACCTGATGCTGAGGAAATTGTTAAGGAATTGTCCGTTTTGGGACCTATATTCAAAGAAGTTATTGCCAGATGGTCAAAAACACAGTGTTATTTAGCTAAAGATCAACTTATTCGAGGAATAAGATACTTCGACTTACGGACTTCTACTAAAGAGGGAACAGATGATCTTTACATAGTACACACTTTATACTCAGTGCCTATCCAAACTTGTCTAGATGAAATTAACAGTTTCTTGGATTTGCATCCGAAAGAG GTGATCATTATTTATAGAATTGATGGAACTACCTTCTGGCCTTCGGCATGCTTTCCTAATCCTTGGCCTAATACTGTATCCATACCAACACTCATACAATCTTTGAATGATAATCtcaaaaaaagacaaaaagatATTGCTTTCATCTCTCAATGCGTTTTAACGCCAGatgctaaatttattttagaacaCGTTTTGA GCAGCTTAGAAGAAGAATGTGcgaagaaattagaaaattatcgATCAAAATGGATAGAAGCACAAGTTGCAGGAGAATGTGGACTAAACATAATTATTGCTGATTTTATTGATTTGTCCGATTGTAAATATGTTAGAGATGTTATTAATGTAAATCAAAGTTTGTTGAAGGCATTGAACAAATAA